A stretch of the Epinephelus fuscoguttatus linkage group LG2, E.fuscoguttatus.final_Chr_v1 genome encodes the following:
- the znf395a gene encoding zinc finger protein 395a isoform X1: protein MNVARTKPDSDRQTDMLPKTRLGKRSPLGALVSSTCPPAGTHIGQEMGETSVIMSIAAGQQAISRVKGHPELKVYFQRGGESSSVMDQIDLMQSDVPVWSSSHPSSSSVPPSCGKHVSSCIDVPRSQRSPEKVDMDELMAALVLSSLSCSPLLHSPAHPEPTAPPMDCVPGELSDSGSSGYWSVSHGIRSPVPSPPIAESDVSPATPPDEGLDMEMEQVLFDEPAPRKRRNSAKAAYRCLWPSCGKVLTSVVGIKRHIRTTHLCRGSEHERCSRSEEDFYYTEVTQWDQQRQQQSPTHPLLSGPAPASPTYSSPSSPPSPPPPSPPSPSPPACSTLSRSAPSVSSSFMQVQSEHSYQAPPPSHVTASNSLTSRLIAPPTNCVRQGFAFRVRSVSVGEQWLQHQNAPSRRIRGEAKKCRKVYGIEHRDQWCTACRWKKACQRFLD from the exons atgaatgttgCACGTACAAAACCTG ATTCAGATAGACAAACAGACATGTTACCAAAGACTCGTCTTGGGAAACGTTCTCCTCTTGGGGCACTGGTAAGCTCCACCTGCCCACCAGCAGGGACACATATAGGCCAGGAGATGGGTGAGACTagtgtcatcatgtcaatagcAGCAGGACAACAGGCCATCAGCAGAGTCAAAGGTCATCCTGAGCTGAAG gTGTATTTTCAGCGTGGAGGGGAATCTTCAAGTGTGATGGATCAGATTGACCTCATGCAGAGTGATGTTCCTGTCTGGTCTTCAtctcatccctcctcctcctcagtgccTCCATCCTGTGGCAAACATGTCTCCTCCTGCATCGACGTCCCCAGAAG TCAGAGGAGTCCAGAGAAGGTGGACATGGACGAGCTGATGGCAGCACTGGTTCTCAGCAGTTTGTCCTGCAGCCCTCTACTGCACAGCCCTGCCCATCCAGAGCCAACAG CTCCTCCGATGGACTGTGTACCCGGCGAGCTCTCCGACAGCGGCAGCAGCGGCTACTGGAGCGTCAGCCACGGCATCAGAAGCCCCGTCCCCTCTCCACCAATAGCAGAGTCTGACGTCAGCCCAGCCACGCCTCCTGACGAAGGGCTGGACATGGAGATGGAGCAGGTGCTGTTTGATGAGCCAGCGCCACGGAAGCGCAGG AACTCAGCGAAGGCAGCATACAGGTGTCTGTGGCCGAGCTGTGGGAAGGTGCTGACATCAGTGGTGGGAATAAAACGTCACATCCGGACAACTCACCTGTG CCGTGGCAGTGAACACGAGCGCTGTTCCCGCAGTGAGGAGGATTTTTACTACACGGAGGTTACCCAGTGGGaccagcagcggcagcagcagtctCCGactcatcctctcctctccggGCCTGCCCCCGCCTCACCCACCtactcctccccctcctcaccTCCCAGCCCTCCCCCGCCCTCTCCGCCATCTCCCTCTCCACCAGCCTGCAGCACCCTGAGTCGCTCCGCCCCCTCTGTCTCCAGCAGCTTCATGCAGGTCCAATCAGAGCACTCCTACCAG gcTCCACCTCCGAGTCATGTGACAGCCTCAAACTCACTTACCAGTCGTTTGATAGCCCCTCCCACCAACTGCGTCAGACAG GGTTTTGCTTTTCGGGTGCgttcagtcagtgttggagagCAGTGGCTGCAGCATCAGAACGCCCCCTCGAG GAGGATTCGCGGTGAGGCCAAGAAGTGTCGTAAAGTTTACGGCATCGAGCACAGAGACCAGTGGTGTACGGCCTGCCGCTGGAAGAAAGCCTGCCAACGCTTCCTCGACTGA
- the znf395a gene encoding zinc finger protein 395a isoform X2 — MLPKTRLGKRSPLGALVSSTCPPAGTHIGQEMGETSVIMSIAAGQQAISRVKGHPELKVYFQRGGESSSVMDQIDLMQSDVPVWSSSHPSSSSVPPSCGKHVSSCIDVPRSQRSPEKVDMDELMAALVLSSLSCSPLLHSPAHPEPTAPPMDCVPGELSDSGSSGYWSVSHGIRSPVPSPPIAESDVSPATPPDEGLDMEMEQVLFDEPAPRKRRNSAKAAYRCLWPSCGKVLTSVVGIKRHIRTTHLCRGSEHERCSRSEEDFYYTEVTQWDQQRQQQSPTHPLLSGPAPASPTYSSPSSPPSPPPPSPPSPSPPACSTLSRSAPSVSSSFMQVQSEHSYQAPPPSHVTASNSLTSRLIAPPTNCVRQGFAFRVRSVSVGEQWLQHQNAPSRRIRGEAKKCRKVYGIEHRDQWCTACRWKKACQRFLD; from the exons ATGTTACCAAAGACTCGTCTTGGGAAACGTTCTCCTCTTGGGGCACTGGTAAGCTCCACCTGCCCACCAGCAGGGACACATATAGGCCAGGAGATGGGTGAGACTagtgtcatcatgtcaatagcAGCAGGACAACAGGCCATCAGCAGAGTCAAAGGTCATCCTGAGCTGAAG gTGTATTTTCAGCGTGGAGGGGAATCTTCAAGTGTGATGGATCAGATTGACCTCATGCAGAGTGATGTTCCTGTCTGGTCTTCAtctcatccctcctcctcctcagtgccTCCATCCTGTGGCAAACATGTCTCCTCCTGCATCGACGTCCCCAGAAG TCAGAGGAGTCCAGAGAAGGTGGACATGGACGAGCTGATGGCAGCACTGGTTCTCAGCAGTTTGTCCTGCAGCCCTCTACTGCACAGCCCTGCCCATCCAGAGCCAACAG CTCCTCCGATGGACTGTGTACCCGGCGAGCTCTCCGACAGCGGCAGCAGCGGCTACTGGAGCGTCAGCCACGGCATCAGAAGCCCCGTCCCCTCTCCACCAATAGCAGAGTCTGACGTCAGCCCAGCCACGCCTCCTGACGAAGGGCTGGACATGGAGATGGAGCAGGTGCTGTTTGATGAGCCAGCGCCACGGAAGCGCAGG AACTCAGCGAAGGCAGCATACAGGTGTCTGTGGCCGAGCTGTGGGAAGGTGCTGACATCAGTGGTGGGAATAAAACGTCACATCCGGACAACTCACCTGTG CCGTGGCAGTGAACACGAGCGCTGTTCCCGCAGTGAGGAGGATTTTTACTACACGGAGGTTACCCAGTGGGaccagcagcggcagcagcagtctCCGactcatcctctcctctccggGCCTGCCCCCGCCTCACCCACCtactcctccccctcctcaccTCCCAGCCCTCCCCCGCCCTCTCCGCCATCTCCCTCTCCACCAGCCTGCAGCACCCTGAGTCGCTCCGCCCCCTCTGTCTCCAGCAGCTTCATGCAGGTCCAATCAGAGCACTCCTACCAG gcTCCACCTCCGAGTCATGTGACAGCCTCAAACTCACTTACCAGTCGTTTGATAGCCCCTCCCACCAACTGCGTCAGACAG GGTTTTGCTTTTCGGGTGCgttcagtcagtgttggagagCAGTGGCTGCAGCATCAGAACGCCCCCTCGAG GAGGATTCGCGGTGAGGCCAAGAAGTGTCGTAAAGTTTACGGCATCGAGCACAGAGACCAGTGGTGTACGGCCTGCCGCTGGAAGAAAGCCTGCCAACGCTTCCTCGACTGA